In Xenopus tropicalis strain Nigerian chromosome 5, UCB_Xtro_10.0, whole genome shotgun sequence, one genomic interval encodes:
- the cyp2a13l gene encoding cytochrome P450 family 2 subfamily A member 13 like, producing MDRKQPYKALLKVSKKYGPVCSFQIGPLKTVVLCGYDTVKDALLNDEFADRPAMPMLDDVAKGHGILSSNGENWRVMRRFALSTLRDFGMGKKTIESKINEECDHLVQKFSSYGGKPFDTTMIMNAAVANIIASILLSHRFHYENPTLLRLLKLVNENTKFMASRIAMLYNTFPSIMRWIPGCHKSIYKNAQELLEFIRETFSKQKVELDINDQRNLIDAFLSRQQEPNSGKYFHDDNLTILVFDLFVAGMETTSTTLRWALLLMMKYPEIQKKVQDEIEKVIGSAEPRAEHRKEMPYTDAVIHEIQRFANIFPMNGPHATTKDVTFRGFLIPKGTFVIPLLASVLKDENYFKKPNEFYPEHFLDSEGHFVKNDAFLPFSAGRRSCAGENLARMELFLFFTSLLQNFTFQAPPGEELDLTPDVGIATPPMQHTVCALPRA from the exons ATGGATAGGAAACAACCCTATAAAGCATTGTTAAAG GTATCTAAAAAGTATGGCCCTGTATGCAGTTTTCAGATAGGACCATTGAAGACGGTTGTCCTGTGTGGCTATGATACAGTGAAAGATGCCCTTCTCAATGATGAGTTTGCTGACCGGCCTGCCATGCCTATGCTTGATGATGTAGCCAAAGGCCACG GTATTCTCTCTTCCAATGGTGAGAACTGGAGGGTGATGAGACGCTTTGCTCTTTCGACACTTAGAGACTTTGGAATGGGGAAGAAGACGATAGAGAGCAAGATCAATGAAGAATGTGATCATTTAGTGCAAAAGTTTAGCTCCTACGGAG GAAAACCCTTTGACACCACTATGATAATGAACGCAGCTGTAGCCAACATAATCGCTTCCATTTTACTCAGTCATCGATTTCATTATGAAAATCCAACGTTGCTGAGACTCCTGAAATTAGTGAATGAAAACACGAAGTTCATGGCAAGCCGCATAGCCATG CTCTACAACACTTTCCCCTCTATAATGCGTTGGATACCCGGATGCCACAAATCCATTTATAAGAACGCACAGGAGCTGCTGGAATTTATTAGAGAgactttttcaaaacaaaaagtcGAGTTGGACATAAATGACCAGAGAAACCTCATCGATGCATTCCTTTCCAGGCAACAGGAG CCTAATTCTGGAAAATATTTCCACGATGACAATCTGACAATACTCGTGTTTGATTTATTTGTTGCCGGCATGGAGACAACTTCAACGACTCTGAGATGGGCACTTCTGTTAATGATGAAATATCCAGAAATCCAAA AGAAGGTCCAAGATGAAATAGAGAAAGTGATTGGCTCAGCTGAGCCCAGAGCAGAGCACAGGAAAGAGATGCCCTATACTGATGCTGTAATCCATGAAATCCAGAGATTTGCCAACATCTTTCCAATGAATGGCCCCCATGCAACTACAAAGGATGTCACTTTCAGGGGATTTCTAATACCCAAA GGCACCTTTGTAATTCCATTGCTGGCATCTGTACTGAAAGATGAGAATTACTTTAAGAAGCCGAATGAATTTTACCCGGAACATTTCCTCGACTCAGAAGGACATTTTGTGAAAAACGACGCGTTCCTTCCCTTCTCAGCAG GCCGCAGAAGCTGTGCCGGAGAGAATTTGGCTAGAATGGAACTGTTCCTGTTCTTCACAAGCCTCCTGCAGAACTTCACATTTCAGGCTCCACCTGGGGAGGAACTTGATCTCACCCCTGACGTTGGTATCGCTACGCCCCCTATGCAACATACTGTTTGTGCTTTGCCTCGTGCCTGA
- the cyp2a13l gene encoding cytochrome P450 family 2 subfamily A member 13 like isoform X1: MLAADPMTILLSAFICLLLGFVLFGRKRNVCQNFPPGPRPLPVIGNLLLMDRKQPYKALLKVSKKYGPVCSFQIGPLKTVVLCGYDTVKDALLNDEFADRPAMPMLDDVAKGHGILSSNGENWRVMRRFALSTLRDFGMGKKTIESKINEECDHLVQKFSSYGGKPFDTTMIMNAAVANIIASILLSHRFHYENPTLLRLLKLVNENTKFMASRIAMLYNTFPSIMRWIPGCHKSIYKNAQELLEFIRETFSKQKVELDINDQRNLIDAFLSRQQEPNSGKYFHDDNLTILVFDLFVAGMETTSTTLRWALLLMMKYPEIQKKVQDEIEKVIGSAEPRAEHRKEMPYTDAVIHEIQRFANIFPMNGPHATTKDVTFRGFLIPKGTFVIPLLASVLKDENYFKKPNEFYPEHFLDSEGHFVKNDAFLPFSAGRRSCAGENLARMELFLFFTSLLQNFTFQAPPGEELDLTPDVGIATPPMQHTVCALPRA; encoded by the exons ATGTTGGCCGCTGATCCAATGACAATACTCCTCTCAgcctttatttgccttcttctgggaTTTGTTTTGTTTGGCAGGAAAAGGAATGTTTGTCAGAATTTCCCTCCGGGTCCAAGACCCCTTCCAGTTATTGGCAATTTACTCCTTATGGATAGGAAACAACCCTATAAAGCATTGTTAAAG GTATCTAAAAAGTATGGCCCTGTATGCAGTTTTCAGATAGGACCATTGAAGACGGTTGTCCTGTGTGGCTATGATACAGTGAAAGATGCCCTTCTCAATGATGAGTTTGCTGACCGGCCTGCCATGCCTATGCTTGATGATGTAGCCAAAGGCCACG GTATTCTCTCTTCCAATGGTGAGAACTGGAGGGTGATGAGACGCTTTGCTCTTTCGACACTTAGAGACTTTGGAATGGGGAAGAAGACGATAGAGAGCAAGATCAATGAAGAATGTGATCATTTAGTGCAAAAGTTTAGCTCCTACGGAG GAAAACCCTTTGACACCACTATGATAATGAACGCAGCTGTAGCCAACATAATCGCTTCCATTTTACTCAGTCATCGATTTCATTATGAAAATCCAACGTTGCTGAGACTCCTGAAATTAGTGAATGAAAACACGAAGTTCATGGCAAGCCGCATAGCCATG CTCTACAACACTTTCCCCTCTATAATGCGTTGGATACCCGGATGCCACAAATCCATTTATAAGAACGCACAGGAGCTGCTGGAATTTATTAGAGAgactttttcaaaacaaaaagtcGAGTTGGACATAAATGACCAGAGAAACCTCATCGATGCATTCCTTTCCAGGCAACAGGAG CCTAATTCTGGAAAATATTTCCACGATGACAATCTGACAATACTCGTGTTTGATTTATTTGTTGCCGGCATGGAGACAACTTCAACGACTCTGAGATGGGCACTTCTGTTAATGATGAAATATCCAGAAATCCAAA AGAAGGTCCAAGATGAAATAGAGAAAGTGATTGGCTCAGCTGAGCCCAGAGCAGAGCACAGGAAAGAGATGCCCTATACTGATGCTGTAATCCATGAAATCCAGAGATTTGCCAACATCTTTCCAATGAATGGCCCCCATGCAACTACAAAGGATGTCACTTTCAGGGGATTTCTAATACCCAAA GGCACCTTTGTAATTCCATTGCTGGCATCTGTACTGAAAGATGAGAATTACTTTAAGAAGCCGAATGAATTTTACCCGGAACATTTCCTCGACTCAGAAGGACATTTTGTGAAAAACGACGCGTTCCTTCCCTTCTCAGCAG GCCGCAGAAGCTGTGCCGGAGAGAATTTGGCTAGAATGGAACTGTTCCTGTTCTTCACAAGCCTCCTGCAGAACTTCACATTTCAGGCTCCACCTGGGGAGGAACTTGATCTCACCCCTGACGTTGGTATCGCTACGCCCCCTATGCAACATACTGTTTGTGCTTTGCCTCGTGCCTGA